Genomic window (Aminivibrio pyruvatiphilus):
ACCGATCAACGACCAGAGCTGGAACGCCACGAACTACGCCGGGCTCCAGGCGGTGAACAAGACCCTCGGCACGAAGATGGAGTATGTGGAGAACGTCCAGGCGAGCGATTACGAGTCCACCTTCAGGAATTACGCTGAAAGGGGATACGACCTCATCATGGCGGCGGGCACCCAGTTTGACGAACCTGCCTCCAGGGTGGCTCCCAAGTACCCCAAAACCGTGTTCTGCGTGGTGAACGGCATGGCCGCCGCCGAGCCGAACGTCATGCCCATCCTCCCGAAGGAGTACGAGGCCAGCTTCCTCGCGGGAATCATCGCCGGGCACGTCACCAAATCCGGAAAGATAGGCATTGCGGGAGGATTCCCGAACAAGCTGATGATCCGCCTGCTGAACACCTATGAATGGGCCGCCAGGATCGGCCGGAGCGACCTCAAGGTCGCCAGGGCCTATGCCAACTCCTGGAGCGACGTAGCCCTGGGGAAGCAGATGGCGAGTTCCATGATCGACGGAGGGGCCGATGTCCTTTTCTTCTACGCGAACCAGGTGGGCCTCGGTGCCATCCAGGCGGCGAAGGAAAAAGGCGTGAAGTATATCGGCTTCGCCAGCGACCAGAACAACGCAGCCCCCGGAACAGTGGTGGCCAGCGTGTATTTTGATTTCGCCTCCATGTACACCTGGGCGGTGAAGAAATATCTTGACGGCACGCTGAAGCCCGTGGTCAATGAAGCCGGCATCGCCGAGGGCATCGTCAAGGTATCCTATGGCGGCGACATCGCCCCGGCAGTACGCGAAGTGGTGACGGCTGCCGAAGAAGCGGTGAAAAAGGGGCACGTCCTCTTCTTCCTCTCCGGTTACCCGGAGAAGCCCTGAGCCGGACCCAGGCTGAAACGCCGCAGCAGGGTCCGGGAAATTTCCCGGGCCCTGCGCACTCTGCAGGGGGGAGGTACATCATGGAATCCCCACACAATGAAGCCCTTTCCCTCCGCGGGATCACGAAAGTCTTTCCCGGGGTGCTTGCCAACGCTGGTGTGAACCTTTCCGCCCGCCGGGGGGAAATCCTGGCCATACTGGGTGAGAACGGCGCCGGCAAGTCCACCCTGATGAAGATACTGTACGGCATGTATCAGCCGGACAGCGGCGCAGTCTCCGTGAACGGCAGGGAGGTCAGGATCCGTTCTCCGAAGGATGCGCTGGCCCTCGGCATCGGGATGATCCACCAGCATTTTACCCTCGTTCCTGTCCATACTGTCTGGGAGAACGTGGTGCTCGGCCTTGACCCTTCTTCGGGGCGTCCCGCCGACCGGAAGGGCGCCGTCAGAGAGCTGGAGGCCCTGGGCAGGAAGTACGGTCTTGCAGTCGACCCCTGTGCCGTCGTTGCCGATCTTTCGGTGGGGATGCAGCAGAAGACGGAAATTCTGAAGGTTCTCTACCGCAGCGTCAGCATCCTGGTCCTGGACGAGCCCACCGCCGTCCTGACCCCGGGGGAGGCCGAGAACCTCTTCGGGTTTCTTCAGGAATTCCGGGCTGCGGGAAATACCGTCCTCTTCATCACCCACAAACTCGGGGAAGTAATGGAGATCGCCGACAGGATTGAAGTCCTGAGGGGCGGCAGAAACGCGGGATCCTTCCTGCGGGGTGAGGTGACCGAACGGGAGCTTGCAGCCCGTATGGTTGGAGGGGACATTCCCCCTGTCGGTGAGCCTCCGTCCCGGCCGACGGGCCGGGACGTCCTGGAAGTCCGGGATTTGTGGGTCAGAGGCAGCCGCGGGCACCATGCCGTCCGGGGCGTTTCCTTTGCCGTCAGGGCCGGGGAAATCTTCGGCGTCGCCGGAGTGAGCGGAAACGGACAGGAGGAGCTGGCCGACTGTGTTTGCGGCCTTGCCCGGCAGGAAAGGGGAGAGATCCTCCTCGACGGCCGGGTTCTTCCCCGGGAGGATCCGGGGGCTGTCTTCCGCGCCGGAGTGGGGTACATTCCCGCCGACAGGCACAGGGAAGGCCTGGTGCTCGACATGACAGTGGAAGAAAACCTCGTGCTGAAAAACCTGCCCGCCTATTCCCGGAAGGGCTTTCTCCGGGAAGGCGCCATTCGGGAAAATGCTGAACGGCGTATCGCCGACTACGGTATCCGGCCGCCCCTTCCGGGCAGCCGGACGGCCTCCCTGTCGGGAGGCAACCAGCAGAAAGTGGTGGCTGCACGGGAGATCGAGGCGGGACGGAAATGCATCGTGGCCGTGCAGCCGACCAGGGGGCTTGACCTGGGTGCCGCAGCCCACGTTCACCGGATGCTCGCAGGTGCCCGGAGCGAAGGCAGGGCCGTTTTTCTGGTGTCAACAGAACTTTCAGAAATTATGAGCCTTTCCGATACAGTCGCCGTCATGACCGGCGGCGAAATTCTCGGAATTTTTCCAAGGGAGAGCGCCGACCTTCGGATGATCGGAATGCTCATGGCCGGCAGAAAGGGGGAACCGGAGTGATGGCGGAAAACCGCAGGGAAAATCCACTATTTGACGCAATCACCGATCCCGACGGCGTTCTTTCATCCCTCTTCTTCCCCGCCATGTCCGTTTTCCTCGGCCTCGCTTCCGCCGGCGTTCTCATGCCGTTCCTCGGGCACAGCCCGGCGGCGGTGTACCGGGACCTGTTTTCCTTCGCCTTCCGGGACATCTACAATATCGCCGACATTTTCGCCAAGGCGTCTCCCCTGATCCTGACGGGCCTGGCGTTTGCCTTCGCTTTCCGGGCGGGCCTGTTCAACATCGGAGCCCAGGGCCAGTTCTACCTCGGCGCCGTCGCCTCGGCGGCCTGCGCCCTTTCCTTTCCGTACCTGCCGTCATGGGTGCTTCTTCCTCTCTGCGCCGCCGCGTCCATGGCGGCAGGAGGACTGTGGGGGGGCATGACGGGCTTCTTCAAGGCAAGGTTCAATGCCAACGAATTTCTCGTCAGCATGATGTCCACCTACGTGGCGGTGGCGATAATGGATTTCCTTGTCAGGAGCCCCCTGAGGGAAGCCAAGGGGGAATACCCCCAGACGGACGTCCTGGCCGAGGCGGCCTGGATTCCATCCTTTCTGCCCGGCACAAGGTTCCACTGGGGATTCTTCCTTGCCCTTGCCGCCGCCGGGGCGGCATGGGTTCTTCTCTGGAAAACGACCCTGGGCTTCCGGATGAGGGCGGTGGGGAAAAACAGGGCCGCTGCCCGGTTCGCAGGCATCAGGGAAAAGAGCGTTTTTGTCTCCGTATTCCTCGTCAGCGGCGCCTTCGCCGGACTGGCGGGCTTCCTCGAGGTGAACGGAGTCCAGCACATGGTCGTCCAGGGCTTCAACCCGCTGCTGGGCGCGGAGGGCATCGGCATCGCCGTCCTCGGCAGCGCCCATCCTCTCGGCGTGGTGCTGTCAGCCCTTCTTTTCGGGGCCCTCAAGGTGGGGGGCCTGCTGGTCACCCAGACGTCCTCCGTCCCGTCGAGCATCATCGCCATCCTCGAAGGATTCGTCATGCTCTACGTGATCCTTTCCTTCTATTTCCGGCACAGGCTGAGGCGTTCAAGGTCCCGCCGACGGACGGCCGCGGGAGGTGAAGCGCCGTGATTCTCGAGGGGCTTCTCGCCCGGGCGGTTCAGATGAGCACCCCCCTTCTCCTCGGGTCGCTCGGGGAAGTGATCGTCGAGCGGACGGGCGTCATGAACATGGCCATCGAAGGTATTTTCCTCCTCGGCGCGTGGGCGGGGTTCACCGGGGCCTACATCACGGGCAGTCTCGCCGCCGGCTTCCTGTGCGCCATGGCTGCAGGCGTTGCCGTCGGCGCCCTCTACGGCTGGATCACCGTCTGCCTGAAACAGCACCAGATCGTGACGGGGGTGGCCATCAACATCCTGGCTGCCGGAATCGGCATCTTCTTCTACAGGGTGCTCTTCGGCGTTCCCCTTCTCCCTCTCACGGTGGAACCTCTCCGTCCCCTGGCCGTCCCGTTCCTGTCGGACATCCCGGTTATCGGCCCGGCACTCTTCAGGCAGAACATTCTCACCTACCTGGCCTGGGGAGCCATGCCCCTGGGGTGGTGGGTACTCTTCCGGACCAGGACCGGGCTGGTTCTCAGGTCAACGGGGGCCAACCCTGAGGCCGTCGATGCGGCAGGCATCTCCGTGGAGCGGGTCCGGTTCGGCGCCGTTCTCGCGGCAGGCGCCCTCAGCGGGCTGGCCGGGGCGTTTTACTCCATAGGCTATCTCGGCCTTTTTTCCAATGACATGATCGGAGGACGGGGATGGATCGCCTTCGCCCTCTGTTTTCTCGGGAACTGGAATCCCCTGGGGGCTCTCCTCGGAGCGGTGGTCTTCGGCATCGCTGACGCGGCGGCCATCACCCTGCAGACATCGGGTATCCGGATGGTTCCCAACGAGTTTCTCATAGCCCTTCCCTATATGCTCACCATTGCGGCCACCCTGGCCAGGAAGCGGTTCAACGTTCCGGCCTCGCTGGGAACGGCCTATATCAAGGAGGAAAAATGACGGGAGGAGAGCCGGATGTATGACCTGGTAATCAGGGGCGGGACGGTGGTGACACCGGAGACCGTTCTCACCACCGACATAGGGATTTTCGGAGAAAAGATCGCCGCCCTCGGCGACGGACTTGAGGGAAAGGCCGAGGTGGACGCGTCGGGCAAGCTGGTCCTTCCGGGAGCCATCGACCCCCATGTGCATTTTTCCCTTCCCGTGGGAGGCACCGTGTCGAGCGACGATTTCTATTCCGGTTCCGTGGCGGCGGCCTGCGGTGGAGTGACTACCGTGATCGATTTCACCGTGGGGGCTCCCGAACGGACCATGGCCGATGACCTGCGGAATCGCCTCGAGGACGCCCGCCCCTCGGTGGTGGATTATTCCTTCCACGGGGAGGTGGTGGGCTGGCGGCCCGGCCGGACCGCCGAAATATCCGACGCCATGGCCAGGGGGATAAAAAGTTTCAAGTTCTTCACCGCCTACGGAGCCTCGGGAAGGAGAACCGACACGGGGCCCCTCTACCACGCCTTCCGGGCCATAGCCGAAGGGGACGGTGTGGCCGTGGTCCACGCCGAGGACGACAGCATGATCGAGGCTTCCGCGGCCCTTCTCTCCAAGGAGGAGTGGGGCCGCATGGGAACTGTGGCGGAAGTCCGGTCCGACCTCTGCGAAGCCTCGGCGGTGAATACCGTGGGATGGATCGCCGCGAAGGCAGGCGTGCGGTGCCACATCGTTCATCTCAGCTCCGCCCTCGGCCTCGGGGAAGTGGAGGAGGCCCGGAAGAAGGGAGCCCTCATGACGGCGGAGACCTGCCCCCAGTACCTGCTGCTCACGTCCGGCGTCTACGGAGGGCCCCAGGGGCACCTCTTTTCCGCCACGCCCGCCCTGCGGACCCGGAATGACAATGAAGCGCTCTGGCGCGCCCTCGGTTCCGGTGCGGTGGATTTCGCCGCCACGGATCACTGCCCCTTCACCCGGACCCAGAAGGAATGGAAGGGGGCTTTCGACCGGCTGCCCGGAGGGCTGCCCGGGGTGGAGACACTCCTGCCACTGCTGTATTCGGAGGGCGTGCTCAGAGGAAAGCTCTCCCTGTGCTCCCTTGCCCGGGTGACCTCGGAACAGGCGGCGAAGCTCTACGGCCTCTATCCAAAGAAAGGCTGCCTCTTTCCCGGCTCCGACGGAGACCTGGTCATCTTCGACCCCGAGGACGCCTGGACCATCCGGGCGGGGGCCCTGAGAATGAACGTGGACTTTTCCCCCTATGAGGGTCTTGAAGTCAGGGGAAAGGTGTGGCAGACCATCTCCAGGGGCGAGATCATCTATGCCGACGGGCGGTTTCTCGGCAGGAGGGGGAGGGGAAAGTTTCTTCCGAGATGACGTGAAACTCTTCCAATGAAACGGAATGAGGCTGAATCTGCAGGCGCCGGAGAAATTCTCCCCTGCCTGCGGGGGCAGGAACAAACGCAATTGATATTTATTTTCCGGTGGAGTAATGTATATTGTGAGAATTTCCCGAAGGGAAACAGACGAAGGAGGAACCACCATGAAAGTACCGAGCGATATAGAGATAGCGCAGAGCGCGGAGCTCAGGCCCATAGTGGGAATCGCCGAAAAACTCGGCATAGGAGAGGACGACCTTGAACTCTACGGCAGATACAAGGCGAAGATCTCCCCGGCGGTGTGGGAGCGGGTGAAGAACAACCCCGACGGAAAGCTCATTCTCGTCACCGCCATCACCCCCACCCCGGCAGGGGAGGGAAAGACCACCACCACGGTGGGACTCTCCCAGGCCCTTGCGAAGCTCGGCCAGAAGGTGAGCTTCGCCATCCGCGAACCGTCCCTCGGCCCCAGCTTCGGCGTCAAGGGCGGGGCTGCCGGAGGCGGGTACAGCCAGGTTATTCCCATGGAGGACATCAACCTCCACTTCACCGGCGACCTCCATGCCATCACCACGGCCCACAACCTCATCGCCGCCATGATCGACAACTCGCTCCAGCAGGGCAACGAGCTCAACCTCGACCCCCGGAGGATCGTGTGGAGACGGGTGATGGACCTGAACGAGCGGGCCCTGAGGAGCATCATCCTGGGTCTCGGCGGAAAGGCCAACGGCGTACCCCGGGAGAGCGGCTTCGACATCACCGTGGCATCGGAGATCATGGCCATTCTCTGCCTCTCCACTGACCTCATGGACCTGAAGGAAAGAATACGGAAGATCGTCATCGGCTACACCTATGACGGCAAGGCCGTCACAGCGGGAGATATCGGCGCGGCCGGCTCCGCTGCCGTCCTCCTCAAGGATGCCGTCAAGCCCAATCTCGTCCAGACCCTGGAAGGTGTTCCCGCCTTCATCCACGGCGGTCCCTTCGCCAACATCGCCCACGGCTGCAACTCCCTCCAGGCGACCCGTCTCGGCCTGAAGCTCTCCGACTATTTCGTCACCGAGGCGGGCTTCGGCGCCGACCTCGGCGCGGAAAAGTTCCTGGACATCAAGTGCCGCCTCGGCGGCCTCACCCCTTCGGCGGTGGTGATCGTCGCCACGGTGCGGGCCCTGAAGATGCACGGGGGAAGAAAAAAGACGGAACTCGCCCAGGAGGACCTTGCGGCCCTGGAAAAGGGCATGACCAACCTGGAGAAGCATATCGAGAATATCGCCTCCTTCGGTCTGCCCGCCGTGGTGGCCATCAACCGGTTCCCCACGGACACCGAGGCTGAACTTGCCCTCGTGGAAGAAAAGTGCTCCCGTCTCGGTGCCTCCGTGGCCCTCTCCGAAGTGTGGGAGAAGGGAGGAGACGGCGGGCTTGACCTCGGCAGAAAGGTTATGGAGGCCTGCGAAAGGCGGTCATCGTTCCGCTTCCTCTACGAAGCGTCCCTCAGCCCGAAGGAGAAGATCGGGAAAATCGCCCGGGAAATCTACGGCGCCGCCGGAGTGACCTACACGGACCAGGCGGAGAAGGACCTCGCCCAGATCCATGAGCTCGGCAAGGACGGCCTTCTGGTCTGCATGGCCAAAACCCAGTATTCACTTTCCGACGATCCGGCCCTCCTCGGCCGTCCCGAAGGCTTCACGGTGACGGTGCGGGAAGTCCGCCTGTCGGCGGGAGCGGGTTTCCTGGTCGCCATCACCGGGTCGGTGATGACCATGCCCGGACTGCCGAAAAAGCCGGCAGCCCTTTCCATCGACATCGACGAAAAGGGCCGCATCACCGGCCTCTTTTAGGGGAGGATGCCATGACCGCCAGGATCCTCGACGGTAAGAAGCTTTCGGCCGAAATACGGGCCTCCGTAAAGGAAGAGACCGCCTTTCTCCGGGAAAAGGGCATCGTTCCCGGTCTCGCGGTGGTTCTCGTGGGGGATGACCCGGCGTCGAAGGTCTATGTCGGGCAGAAGGAAAAGGGGTGCCTGGAGGCGGGGTTCGCGTCCTTCCTCCACAGGCTGCCTGACTCCACCACCCAGGAGGAGCTGCTCGACCTCATCGGCAGGCTGAACGGAGATGCTTCGGTCCACGGAATCCTCGTCCAGCTCCCCCTGCCGCGGCAGATCGATCCCGACACCGTCCTCGCGGCCATCCGGCCGGAAAAGGACGTGGACGGCTTCCACCCCGTGAACGTCGGGCGCCTCGTGGCGGGACTCCCGGCCTGCGAACCCTGCACCCCCAAGGGGATACTCCGCCTTCTCAAAAGCACGGGGATCCCCCTGGCGGGGAAGGAAGCCGTGGTCATAGGGAGAAGCAACATCGTGGGCAAGCCCGTGGCTCTCATGCTCCTGGCGGAGAGCGCCACGGTGACTGTCTGCCACAGCAGGACGAAGGATCTCGCGGAGCATGTCCGAAGGGCGGATATACTCGTCGCGGCCATCGGGAAGCCCCGGTTCGTCACCGCGGACATGGTGAAGGAAGGGGCCGTGGTGGTGGACGTGGGGATCAACAGGCTCGAGGAAGGCCTTGTGGGAGACGTGGATTTCGGTCCCGTCTCGGAGAAGGCGGCGTGGATAACCCCCGTTCCGGGCGGGGTCGGACCCATGACCATCGCCATGCTCCTGGAGAACACCCTGGAGCAGGCAAAAAAAGCCTGAAGCGCCTGAAAGAGCGGAAAATATGTACTTCGGCCGTCCTCCCGGCGTTTCGCCGGGGGGACGGCGTTTCTCAAAGGCCGTTCTCTGTGGTATAAAGAAACGGAACGCCCCCCTGTCCGGCGCATCTTCGTCCGGGCGGGCGGACCAACTCCACGAGGAGGAAGATTGTTCATGACCCTTCTGAAAGACAGGAGCCTTGAGGATTTTTCGGGAGAGCTTGCGGCCGCTTCGGCGGCGCCGGGAGGCGGCAGCGCCGCCGCCCTTTCGGGAGCCCTCGGCGCGGCCCTTGTTTCCATGGTGTGCCGGCTCACTCTCGGCAAAAAGGAGTACGAGGAGTACGAGGAGGAGCTGAAGGAGGTTCTTGCCCTCTCCGAAGACCTGAGAAAGAACCTGGTGAACGCTGTGGACGTGGATGCCGCGGCCTACGGCATGGTAATGGAGGCCTTCGCCCTTCCCAGGCAGACCGACGAAGAGAAGGTGGTCCGGAGGGAGGCCATTCAGAAGGCGTTCCGGGAAGCCTGCGAATCGCCGAGAAAAACATCCCTCTGGTGCCTCGATGTGCTTCGGCTCTGTGCCCGCGTGTCGGGGAAGGTGAACGTCAACGCGGCCAGCGATCTCGGCGTGGGGGCCAACCAGGCCCTGGCAGGGCTTGAGGGAGCCGCCATGAACGTGCTGATCAACCTTCCGTCCATCAAGGACGAGGAGTACACGGACCACCTCCGTGAAGAGGTCGAGGAGACCGAGGAGGAAGGGCGGATTCTCAAGGCCGGGGTACTCAGGGAGGTCCTGGCCTATATCGGGGGAGCCGACTGAACCCGGGTCTTCCCTGTGCCCGAAAAAACGCTCCAGGACGATTCCCCTGTCTCCGGCGGAAAGGTTCCTGACCTTTCCGGACACGATTTTCAAGAGGTGCGAAATGAAGACCGTTACGGTTGGCATCATAGGCGCCGGCTTTGCGTCGAAATTTCACTGCCGGTCCTTTTCCAGGGTGGCGGGCATAGATGTCCGTCTGAAGTCCGTCGCGGATGTGGATGCCGGGAAGGCTTCCGCCCTTGCCGGGGAGTTCGGGCTGGAGGAATGCCACGGCGATTACCGGGTCCTCCTGGACGACCCGGAGATTGACGTCATAGACATCTGCACCCCGCCTTTCCTGCACCCGGGCATGACTCTGGAGGCCCTCGCGGCAGGAAAGCACGTTATCTGCGAAAAGCCCCTGACCGGCTATTTCGGCGTCCCGGGCGACGGGACGCCCATCGGGGACAGGGTGCCCAAATCGGTTATGTACGAAAAGGTTCTCGAGGATATCCGGAACCTTGAAAGGGCCGTGGCAGGAAGCGACAGGCTCTTCATGTACGCCGAGAATTATGTTTATTCGCCGAATATCCTGAAGGCCGCCGAAATAATCAGAGCCCGGAAGAGCAGGATCCTCTTCATGAAGGGAGAGGAAAGCCTCAAAGGTTCCACGTCCCCGGTGGCCGGGCGGTGGGACAGAACGGGCGGAGGTTCCCTCATCCGGGTGGGGTGCCACCCCATCGGGGGGATCCTCTGGCTCAAGAGGGAAGAGGCCCGGGCGAGGCAAACGTCCATCGGCATCCGGAGCGTCCTGTGCGACACGGCCCGCATGACGCCCTCCCTGAGCGATCATGAGCGGCGCCATATCAGTGTCCGTCCTGAGGACGTGGAGGACTTCGCCTCCCTTGTCCTCACGTTCACCGACGGCACCAGGGCGGTGGTGATAGCGGGAGACACCATGCTGGGCGGCACGAGGAACTACGTGGAGGTCTACGCCAACGACGCGGTGATGCTCTGCATGATCACCCCTTCTGACAATCTCAGCACCTACATGCTTGACGAGGAGGGAATGGACGGAGTCTATATCTCGGAGATGCTTCCGGCAAAGACGGGCTGGCAGAAGCCCTTCGTCGCCGAAGAGCACCTGAGGGGATACGTGGTCCAGTTCCAGGATTTCATGGAGTGCGCCGCCACGGGCAGGAAGCCTCTGTCCGACTTGGAGATTGCCTGTGACGTGGCCAGGGTGATCTACGGGGCCTATCTCTCGGCAGAGCAGGGTAAAAGGGTCGATTTCTGAAGACGTAGGCAGCTCTTCAGTCTCTGAAAAGAAAACGCGGCAGGCACCCCCCCGGGGGGTGCCTGCCGCATATGGCCGCAAGGGTCAGCCCTGTTTCTTCGCCGCGGTCAGCGGAACAAGTTCTGCGCAGGTCCCCGCTTTCAGGACTGCGCTGTCGGCGTGTCCCACCCAGTCCCTGAGCTGCCCGGCCAGGGCGATGATGTGGCCGAGATCGATGCCTGTCTCTATTCCCATCTCGTGGAACATGTGGATCATGTCCTCCGAGGCGATGTTCCCGGAAGCCCCCGGTGCGTAGGGACAGCCCCCGAGGCCGGCGAGAGAGCCGTCGAAGCGAACGACCCCGGCCTGCATTCCCGCGACGATGTTTGCCAGGGCCATGCCCCTGGTGTTGTGGAAGTGAAGAAACCAGCGCACGGCAGGAAACTCCTTGATCATCATGGAGGAGAGGTCGAAGACCTGGCGGGGATTGGCCATGCCGGTGGTATCGGACAGGGAAAGCTCGGTCAGTCCCAGGTCGTGCATCCGGCCGGCGATTTCCCTTATCTGTGACGGCGGCACCTTCCCTTCGAAGGGACAGCCGAAGGCGGTGGACACAGCCCCGGAAACCTCCATTCCGTGTGCCGCTGCGAAGGCGGCGCATTCTTTGAATCCTTCGATGAGCTCCCGGGGCGTCTTGTTCAGGTTCGCCTTCGCGTGGGATTCGCTGGCGGAGACGGTGAGCTTCACCTTGGTGATCCCCGAGGCCATGGCGCGCTCCACTCCCTTGAGGTTTGCCACGAGGGCCCGGTATTCCACCCCTTCGACACGGCGGAATGTCCGGGCCACCTCGTCGGTATCGGCCATCTGCGGGACCGCCTTGGGGTGCACGAAGGAGCCTACCTCCACGATTTTCACCCCTGCATCAGCCACGCCCTCGATGAGGGCGATTTTCCTTTCCACGGCAAGGGTGGAAGGTTCGTTCTGCAGGCCGTCCCTGGGGCCGACCTCGCAGAAGATGACCTTTTCAGGCCACTGTACGGACATGTTGTTCATCCTCCTCGCGAAGCAGAATGGCGCTGCTTTTCAAGCAAACATTACCCAAGAATGGGGTTTCTGTCAAACGGCATTGTGTTCCGCCAGACGAAAATGCGCGCCGGAGTAACGGGTCGGCGGAGGAAAGGAAAAATCAGCTTGACAAACGGAAGCAGTCTTTTTATTGTATAATCATTTCTTAGAGGCGGATTGAGTTTCCGTCAAACGGAAAATTGGGAGGTTTTCATGAGACCACAGCCGGAAAAGCCCATTGAGGCAAGAGGAAAGGTTCTTGGAGGCCCCAGGCCTCTCGTCTGCGTCCCCCTCGTCGGAAAGACCCGGGGGGAGATCCTGGCCGAAGCGGAAAATATCCCCGCCATAGCCCCCGATATTATCGAGCTCCGGGTTGATTCCTGGGAGTTCGTGGAAGAAACGGCCGCCTCCGTATCCATGGTCCGGGACGTCCGGAACTCTGTGGGGGACATCCCCGTGATTCTTACCTGCCGGGGCCACTGGGAGGGCGGTTTCAAAAAAGTGTCCGATGAGGCGAAATTCGCCCTCTACCGGGAGGCCGCTGCCGGTGCACTGGTTGATTTTCTCGACGTGGAGCTTGCCTACGGCGACGAAAAGATCAGGGAAACCCTCCGGATGCTTGAACAGACCTCCGTTTCTCTTATCGTCTCATTCCATGATTTTGAAAAAACCCCTTCGAAGGAAGTCCTTTTCTCCACCCTTGCCGCCCAGATCCGGGCGGGGGCCCACGTGGCCAA
Coding sequences:
- a CDS encoding BMP family protein, with the protein product MKRFVLLAVLAAMVSAGIFHGVPAFAKAPGDHKMVLILPGPINDQSWNATNYAGLQAVNKTLGTKMEYVENVQASDYESTFRNYAERGYDLIMAAGTQFDEPASRVAPKYPKTVFCVVNGMAAAEPNVMPILPKEYEASFLAGIIAGHVTKSGKIGIAGGFPNKLMIRLLNTYEWAARIGRSDLKVARAYANSWSDVALGKQMASSMIDGGADVLFFYANQVGLGAIQAAKEKGVKYIGFASDQNNAAPGTVVASVYFDFASMYTWAVKKYLDGTLKPVVNEAGIAEGIVKVSYGGDIAPAVREVVTAAEEAVKKGHVLFFLSGYPEKP
- a CDS encoding ABC transporter ATP-binding protein, with product MESPHNEALSLRGITKVFPGVLANAGVNLSARRGEILAILGENGAGKSTLMKILYGMYQPDSGAVSVNGREVRIRSPKDALALGIGMIHQHFTLVPVHTVWENVVLGLDPSSGRPADRKGAVRELEALGRKYGLAVDPCAVVADLSVGMQQKTEILKVLYRSVSILVLDEPTAVLTPGEAENLFGFLQEFRAAGNTVLFITHKLGEVMEIADRIEVLRGGRNAGSFLRGEVTERELAARMVGGDIPPVGEPPSRPTGRDVLEVRDLWVRGSRGHHAVRGVSFAVRAGEIFGVAGVSGNGQEELADCVCGLARQERGEILLDGRVLPREDPGAVFRAGVGYIPADRHREGLVLDMTVEENLVLKNLPAYSRKGFLREGAIRENAERRIADYGIRPPLPGSRTASLSGGNQQKVVAAREIEAGRKCIVAVQPTRGLDLGAAAHVHRMLAGARSEGRAVFLVSTELSEIMSLSDTVAVMTGGEILGIFPRESADLRMIGMLMAGRKGEPE
- a CDS encoding ABC transporter permease, with protein sequence MAENRRENPLFDAITDPDGVLSSLFFPAMSVFLGLASAGVLMPFLGHSPAAVYRDLFSFAFRDIYNIADIFAKASPLILTGLAFAFAFRAGLFNIGAQGQFYLGAVASAACALSFPYLPSWVLLPLCAAASMAAGGLWGGMTGFFKARFNANEFLVSMMSTYVAVAIMDFLVRSPLREAKGEYPQTDVLAEAAWIPSFLPGTRFHWGFFLALAAAGAAWVLLWKTTLGFRMRAVGKNRAAARFAGIREKSVFVSVFLVSGAFAGLAGFLEVNGVQHMVVQGFNPLLGAEGIGIAVLGSAHPLGVVLSALLFGALKVGGLLVTQTSSVPSSIIAILEGFVMLYVILSFYFRHRLRRSRSRRRTAAGGEAP
- a CDS encoding ABC transporter permease; the protein is MILEGLLARAVQMSTPLLLGSLGEVIVERTGVMNMAIEGIFLLGAWAGFTGAYITGSLAAGFLCAMAAGVAVGALYGWITVCLKQHQIVTGVAINILAAGIGIFFYRVLFGVPLLPLTVEPLRPLAVPFLSDIPVIGPALFRQNILTYLAWGAMPLGWWVLFRTRTGLVLRSTGANPEAVDAAGISVERVRFGAVLAAGALSGLAGAFYSIGYLGLFSNDMIGGRGWIAFALCFLGNWNPLGALLGAVVFGIADAAAITLQTSGIRMVPNEFLIALPYMLTIAATLARKRFNVPASLGTAYIKEEK
- the hydA gene encoding dihydropyrimidinase is translated as MYDLVIRGGTVVTPETVLTTDIGIFGEKIAALGDGLEGKAEVDASGKLVLPGAIDPHVHFSLPVGGTVSSDDFYSGSVAAACGGVTTVIDFTVGAPERTMADDLRNRLEDARPSVVDYSFHGEVVGWRPGRTAEISDAMARGIKSFKFFTAYGASGRRTDTGPLYHAFRAIAEGDGVAVVHAEDDSMIEASAALLSKEEWGRMGTVAEVRSDLCEASAVNTVGWIAAKAGVRCHIVHLSSALGLGEVEEARKKGALMTAETCPQYLLLTSGVYGGPQGHLFSATPALRTRNDNEALWRALGSGAVDFAATDHCPFTRTQKEWKGAFDRLPGGLPGVETLLPLLYSEGVLRGKLSLCSLARVTSEQAAKLYGLYPKKGCLFPGSDGDLVIFDPEDAWTIRAGALRMNVDFSPYEGLEVRGKVWQTISRGEIIYADGRFLGRRGRGKFLPR
- a CDS encoding formate--tetrahydrofolate ligase — protein: MKVPSDIEIAQSAELRPIVGIAEKLGIGEDDLELYGRYKAKISPAVWERVKNNPDGKLILVTAITPTPAGEGKTTTTVGLSQALAKLGQKVSFAIREPSLGPSFGVKGGAAGGGYSQVIPMEDINLHFTGDLHAITTAHNLIAAMIDNSLQQGNELNLDPRRIVWRRVMDLNERALRSIILGLGGKANGVPRESGFDITVASEIMAILCLSTDLMDLKERIRKIVIGYTYDGKAVTAGDIGAAGSAAVLLKDAVKPNLVQTLEGVPAFIHGGPFANIAHGCNSLQATRLGLKLSDYFVTEAGFGADLGAEKFLDIKCRLGGLTPSAVVIVATVRALKMHGGRKKTELAQEDLAALEKGMTNLEKHIENIASFGLPAVVAINRFPTDTEAELALVEEKCSRLGASVALSEVWEKGGDGGLDLGRKVMEACERRSSFRFLYEASLSPKEKIGKIAREIYGAAGVTYTDQAEKDLAQIHELGKDGLLVCMAKTQYSLSDDPALLGRPEGFTVTVREVRLSAGAGFLVAITGSVMTMPGLPKKPAALSIDIDEKGRITGLF
- the folD gene encoding bifunctional methylenetetrahydrofolate dehydrogenase/methenyltetrahydrofolate cyclohydrolase FolD; translation: MTARILDGKKLSAEIRASVKEETAFLREKGIVPGLAVVLVGDDPASKVYVGQKEKGCLEAGFASFLHRLPDSTTQEELLDLIGRLNGDASVHGILVQLPLPRQIDPDTVLAAIRPEKDVDGFHPVNVGRLVAGLPACEPCTPKGILRLLKSTGIPLAGKEAVVIGRSNIVGKPVALMLLAESATVTVCHSRTKDLAEHVRRADILVAAIGKPRFVTADMVKEGAVVVDVGINRLEEGLVGDVDFGPVSEKAAWITPVPGGVGPMTIAMLLENTLEQAKKA
- a CDS encoding cyclodeaminase/cyclohydrolase family protein, with the translated sequence MTLLKDRSLEDFSGELAAASAAPGGGSAAALSGALGAALVSMVCRLTLGKKEYEEYEEELKEVLALSEDLRKNLVNAVDVDAAAYGMVMEAFALPRQTDEEKVVRREAIQKAFREACESPRKTSLWCLDVLRLCARVSGKVNVNAASDLGVGANQALAGLEGAAMNVLINLPSIKDEEYTDHLREEVEETEEEGRILKAGVLREVLAYIGGAD